A portion of the Streptomyces coeruleoprunus genome contains these proteins:
- a CDS encoding DUF6243 family protein: MTRGSAGSMLGVGGTRKNLSRRALRGSGGGTVGRGADPATQKRELLRKLKEDRTARDAS, encoded by the coding sequence ATGACCCGTGGTTCAGCAGGTTCGATGCTCGGCGTCGGCGGCACCCGCAAGAACCTCTCCCGCCGGGCGCTGCGCGGCAGCGGCGGTGGAACGGTCGGCCGGGGCGCCGATCCGGCAACACAGAAACGGGAGTTGCTGCGGAAGCTGAAGGAGGACCGTACGGCGCGCGACGCTTCATGA
- a CDS encoding small ribosomal subunit Rsm22 family protein, with protein sequence MNASPSTAEVLRAALAGLLDGLPPTKAAQAVDRLIASYRGTTPTDAPVLRDRTDVAAYAAYRMPATFEAVRSALDALREAAPAWTPATHTDVGGGTGAASWAVAEAWEGPEAPRTTVLDWAEPALALGRELAGASGIDSLRDTTWRRARIGAALKLDDTDLVTVSYVLKELTPEDRAALVAEAARAAQAVVVVEPGTPDGYERIITARDQLIAAGLRVAAPCPHSAACPIEPGTDWCHFSARVSRSSLHRQVKGGSLAYEDEKFSYVVATRFPVAPAAARVVRRPQIRKGQVLLDLCTAEEGLRRDTVTKRHGQLYKEARDAEWGDPWPPA encoded by the coding sequence GTGAACGCCTCCCCCTCCACCGCGGAAGTCCTGCGCGCCGCCCTCGCCGGGCTGCTCGACGGACTGCCGCCGACCAAGGCCGCGCAGGCCGTCGACCGGCTCATCGCCAGCTACCGCGGCACCACCCCGACCGACGCCCCCGTCCTGCGCGACCGCACCGACGTCGCCGCGTACGCCGCGTACCGGATGCCCGCCACCTTCGAGGCCGTACGGTCCGCGCTGGACGCGCTGCGGGAGGCCGCGCCCGCGTGGACGCCCGCCACGCACACCGACGTCGGCGGCGGCACGGGCGCGGCGAGCTGGGCGGTCGCCGAGGCCTGGGAGGGCCCGGAGGCCCCGCGCACCACCGTCCTCGACTGGGCCGAGCCCGCGCTCGCCCTCGGCAGGGAGCTGGCGGGCGCGTCCGGCATCGACTCCCTGCGCGACACCACCTGGCGGCGCGCCCGCATCGGCGCCGCGCTGAAGCTCGACGACACCGACCTCGTCACCGTCTCGTACGTGCTCAAGGAGCTGACCCCCGAGGACCGCGCCGCGCTCGTCGCCGAGGCCGCCCGGGCCGCGCAGGCCGTCGTCGTGGTCGAGCCGGGCACCCCCGACGGCTACGAGCGGATCATCACCGCCCGCGACCAGCTGATCGCCGCCGGACTGCGCGTCGCCGCCCCCTGCCCGCACAGCGCCGCCTGCCCCATCGAGCCCGGCACCGACTGGTGCCACTTCTCGGCCCGCGTCAGCCGCTCCTCGCTGCACCGCCAGGTCAAGGGCGGCTCCCTGGCGTACGAGGACGAGAAGTTCAGCTACGTCGTCGCCACCCGGTTCCCGGTCGCCCCGGCCGCCGCCCGCGTCGTGCGCAGGCCGCAGATCCGCAAGGGCCAGGTCCTGCTGGACCTGTGCACCGCGGAGGAGGGCCTGCGCCGCGACACGGTGACCAAGCGGCACGGGCAGCTGTACAAGGAGGCCAGGGACGCCGAGTGGGGCGACCCCTGGCCGCCCGCCTGA
- a CDS encoding TetR/AcrR family transcriptional regulator yields MAKEPDSTRRSERSRRAIFDAALALVGEAGYAKTTIEGIAARAGVGKQTIYRWWPSKAAVLLDAFLDLGAQAAEAYGEAEIPDTGDLEADLKHVLRATVDELNDPRHDAPSRALAAEGVINPELGAQFVERLLEPQLQLYVRRLAAAQEAGDVRPGVDPRIALELFVGPLAHRWLLRTLPLTHAYADAVVDYALHGLAPRP; encoded by the coding sequence ATGGCCAAGGAACCCGACTCCACCCGTCGCAGCGAGCGCTCCCGCCGAGCGATCTTCGATGCCGCCCTCGCCCTCGTCGGCGAGGCCGGCTACGCCAAGACGACCATCGAGGGCATCGCCGCCCGCGCCGGCGTCGGCAAGCAGACGATCTACCGATGGTGGCCCTCCAAGGCCGCCGTCCTCCTCGACGCCTTCCTCGACCTCGGCGCCCAGGCCGCCGAGGCGTACGGCGAGGCCGAGATCCCCGACACCGGCGACCTGGAGGCCGACCTCAAGCACGTCCTGCGCGCCACGGTCGACGAGCTGAACGACCCCCGGCACGACGCCCCCTCCCGCGCCCTGGCCGCCGAGGGAGTGATCAACCCCGAACTGGGCGCCCAGTTCGTCGAACGCCTCCTCGAACCCCAGCTCCAGCTGTACGTGCGCCGCCTCGCCGCCGCGCAGGAGGCCGGCGACGTCCGCCCCGGCGTCGACCCGCGTATCGCGCTGGAGCTGTTCGTCGGCCCGCTCGCCCACCGCTGGCTGCTGCGCACGCTGCCCCTCACCCACGCCTACGCCGACGCCGTGGTCGACTACGCCCTCCACGGGCTCGCGCCCCGGCCTTGA
- a CDS encoding multidrug effflux MFS transporter: protein MPESGPSTPGHIPADPREAASPPPAPPASPTSSAHPGPVTPSTSAEAPPATPAARRAGLLVTLVLGGLTALPPLSMDMYLPALPEVTESLRSPAATIQLTLTACLAGMALGQLVVGPMSDKWGRRRPLLVGMLVYVFATAACAFAPSAALLIAFRLLQGLAGAAGIVIARAVVRDLYDGVEMARFFSTLMLISGVAPIVAPLIGGQILRITDWRGVFHMLTAIGVLLTLVVWKWLHETLPPAERHSGGVGAALRTMRGLLADRVFTGYMLAGGLAFAALFAYISASPFVVQEIYGASPQTFSLLFGLNSIGLVTVGQINGKLLVGRVSLDKALGLGLAVISLAALALLLMTSGVFGRVGLVPVAAGLFVLMSAMGLAMPNTNAQALMRTPHAAGSASALLGTSSFLVGAIASPLVGIAGESTAVPMAVVQLVCALAAVACFLGLCRPWQADRTR, encoded by the coding sequence ATGCCGGAGAGCGGCCCGAGCACCCCCGGACACATACCGGCCGACCCCCGCGAGGCCGCGTCCCCACCTCCGGCACCCCCCGCTTCCCCCACGTCCTCCGCGCACCCCGGGCCGGTCACGCCCTCCACCTCCGCCGAGGCGCCGCCGGCCACTCCGGCCGCCCGCCGGGCCGGCCTGCTCGTCACGCTCGTCCTCGGCGGCCTGACCGCCCTGCCGCCGCTGTCCATGGACATGTACCTGCCGGCGCTCCCGGAGGTCACCGAGTCCCTGCGCTCCCCGGCCGCCACCATCCAGCTGACCCTCACCGCCTGCCTCGCCGGCATGGCCCTCGGCCAGCTCGTCGTCGGACCGATGAGCGACAAGTGGGGCCGCCGCCGCCCCCTCCTCGTCGGCATGCTCGTCTACGTCTTCGCGACCGCCGCCTGCGCGTTCGCCCCGAGCGCCGCGCTCCTCATCGCCTTCCGCCTGCTCCAGGGCCTCGCGGGCGCCGCCGGCATCGTGATCGCCCGGGCGGTGGTGCGCGACCTGTACGACGGCGTGGAGATGGCGCGGTTCTTCTCCACCCTCATGCTGATCTCCGGTGTCGCCCCGATCGTCGCGCCGCTCATCGGCGGCCAGATCCTGCGGATCACCGACTGGCGCGGCGTCTTCCACATGCTCACCGCCATCGGCGTCCTGCTCACGCTCGTCGTGTGGAAGTGGCTCCACGAGACCCTGCCGCCCGCCGAGCGGCACAGCGGCGGCGTCGGCGCGGCCCTGCGCACCATGCGCGGCCTCCTCGCCGACCGCGTCTTCACCGGCTACATGCTGGCCGGCGGCCTCGCCTTCGCCGCGCTCTTCGCGTACATCAGCGCCTCCCCGTTCGTCGTCCAGGAGATCTACGGCGCGTCCCCGCAGACCTTCAGCCTGCTCTTCGGCCTCAACTCCATCGGCCTCGTCACGGTCGGCCAGATCAACGGCAAGCTGCTCGTCGGCCGCGTCAGCCTCGACAAGGCGCTCGGCCTCGGCCTCGCGGTGATCAGCCTGGCGGCGCTCGCGCTGCTCCTGATGACCAGCGGCGTCTTCGGCCGCGTCGGGCTCGTCCCGGTCGCCGCCGGCCTGTTCGTGCTCATGTCCGCCATGGGCCTCGCCATGCCCAACACCAACGCCCAGGCCCTGATGCGCACCCCGCACGCCGCGGGCTCCGCGTCCGCGCTGCTCGGCACGTCCTCGTTCCTCGTCGGCGCCATCGCCTCCCCGCTCGTGGGCATCGCGGGTGAGTCCACCGCCGTCCCGATGGCCGTGGTCCAGCTCGTGTGCGCGCTCGCCGCCGTCGCCTGCTTCCTGGGCCTGTGCCGCCCCTGGCAGGCCGACCGCACCCGCTGA
- a CDS encoding bifunctional DNA primase/polymerase → MGDGIGRYRGTESKLAHWLRRRPRKSAADAPSREELLLATAAAGLPLAPAAHPVGYRCSCERIGCPTPARHPVSFAWQTQCSTDRQQIERWARSHPQANFITATGMVHDVLDVPLEAGRAALERLLAQGVEVGPVAEAGDALGGGRMLFFTATRGTPEDEDEWWPCELDCHPETMDEHPGLRWHCRGSYVLVPPARLPGEVGVEWVRGPEHALPDPLSLLETLTDACARHASDPAHHAVAWPLTR, encoded by the coding sequence ATGGGCGACGGTATCGGCCGCTACCGCGGCACGGAGAGCAAACTCGCGCACTGGCTGCGCCGGCGCCCGAGGAAGTCCGCCGCCGACGCACCGAGCCGTGAGGAACTGCTCCTCGCCACCGCCGCCGCGGGACTGCCGCTCGCCCCCGCCGCCCACCCCGTCGGCTACCGCTGCTCGTGCGAGCGCATCGGCTGTCCCACGCCCGCCCGCCACCCCGTCTCCTTCGCCTGGCAGACCCAGTGCTCCACGGACCGCCAGCAGATCGAGCGGTGGGCGCGCAGCCATCCGCAGGCCAACTTCATCACCGCGACCGGCATGGTCCACGACGTCCTGGACGTTCCGTTGGAGGCCGGTCGCGCCGCGTTGGAGCGCCTGCTCGCCCAGGGCGTCGAGGTCGGCCCGGTCGCCGAGGCGGGCGACGCGCTGGGCGGCGGCCGCATGCTGTTCTTCACCGCCACGCGCGGTACGCCGGAGGACGAGGACGAGTGGTGGCCCTGCGAACTGGACTGCCACCCCGAGACCATGGACGAGCACCCGGGCCTGCGCTGGCACTGCCGCGGCAGCTACGTCCTCGTGCCGCCGGCGCGGCTGCCGGGTGAGGTGGGCGTGGAGTGGGTACGGGGCCCGGAGCACGCGCTGCCGGACCCGCTGAGCCTCCTGGAAACCCTGACGGACGCCTGCGCCCGCCACGCCTCGGACCCGGCCCACCACGCGGTGGCCTGGCCCTTGACGCGCTGA
- a CDS encoding FTR1 family iron permease, translating to MLGIYLIGLRGALEASLVVCLLAAYLVRTGRREALRPVLAGAGAAVSGCLAFGCVLEFGPRELTFGARALLGGSLSVLAAVLVTWTFFALRRAERYGGREPGAGVVAATAFLAVGREGLETARFLWASVRAAMDEAGSALPLGGLLLGIATAALVGWLCCRGARLLVRPAWFSTAVGGLLVAVAAGMCAYGVRELQTAGVVGGLADLAFDVSGAVPRDGLLGTVVTGVFNFAPDPTVLQITVWALYPVPALALILSPVGFGRSGPSGRVEEQKATDEKAESGAGAGG from the coding sequence GTGCTCGGCATCTATCTGATCGGTCTGCGCGGAGCCCTGGAGGCGAGTCTGGTCGTCTGCCTCCTCGCGGCGTACCTGGTGAGGACCGGGCGGCGCGAGGCGCTCCGGCCGGTCCTGGCCGGGGCCGGTGCGGCGGTGAGCGGATGCCTGGCGTTCGGCTGCGTCCTCGAATTCGGGCCGCGCGAGCTGACGTTCGGGGCGCGGGCCCTGCTGGGCGGCTCGCTGTCGGTCCTGGCGGCGGTCCTGGTGACGTGGACGTTCTTCGCGCTGCGGCGCGCGGAGCGGTACGGGGGGCGGGAGCCGGGCGCCGGTGTGGTCGCCGCCACGGCGTTCCTGGCCGTGGGCCGGGAGGGCCTGGAAACGGCGCGGTTCCTGTGGGCGTCGGTGCGGGCGGCGATGGACGAGGCGGGTTCGGCGCTGCCGCTGGGCGGGCTGCTGCTGGGCATCGCCACCGCGGCCCTGGTGGGGTGGCTGTGCTGCCGGGGTGCGCGGCTGCTGGTCCGGCCGGCGTGGTTCTCCACCGCCGTGGGCGGGCTGCTGGTGGCCGTGGCGGCCGGGATGTGCGCGTACGGTGTGCGGGAACTCCAGACGGCCGGGGTCGTGGGCGGCCTGGCCGACCTGGCGTTCGACGTGAGCGGGGCGGTGCCGCGGGACGGCCTGCTCGGCACCGTCGTGACGGGCGTCTTCAACTTCGCGCCGGATCCCACGGTGCTCCAGATCACGGTGTGGGCGCTCTATCCGGTCCCGGCGCTCGCGCTGATCCTGTCCCCGGTAGGGTTCGGTCGGTCAGGACCGTCCGGGCGGGTCGAGGAGCAGAAGGCAACCGATGAGAAGGCTGAATCGGGCGCTGGGGCGGGCGGCTAG
- a CDS encoding heme ABC transporter ATP-binding protein, with amino-acid sequence MGVSLFGVRRPEPPGPVTAGEVVARARGVRLRRGARVVLDGADLDVRAGEVLVLVGPNGAGKSTLLAALAGDLPCDEGEVRVAGRPVGSWTPAELALRRAVLPQSASVAFPFRAEEVVRMGRAPWAGTEGRGRDDEAVAAALAATEAEAFAGRAFPSLSGGERARVALARVLAQGAPLLLLDEPTAALDLRHQELVGRVCRERAAAGDGVVAVLHDLGLAAAYADRVAVLHEGRVVADGPPAQVLDAALLGRVYRQPVEVLAHPRTGVPLIVPERRPEPGPARP; translated from the coding sequence TTGGGCGTGAGCCTGTTCGGAGTGCGTCGGCCGGAGCCGCCCGGGCCCGTCACCGCGGGCGAGGTCGTCGCCCGCGCGCGGGGGGTACGGCTGCGGCGCGGCGCGCGGGTCGTGCTGGACGGGGCCGACCTCGACGTACGCGCCGGTGAGGTGCTGGTCCTCGTCGGGCCCAACGGGGCCGGCAAGTCCACGCTGCTGGCCGCGCTCGCCGGGGACCTGCCGTGCGACGAGGGCGAGGTACGGGTCGCGGGGCGGCCCGTCGGGAGCTGGACGCCGGCCGAACTGGCCCTGCGGCGGGCCGTGCTGCCGCAGTCCGCCTCGGTGGCGTTCCCGTTCCGCGCCGAGGAGGTCGTCCGGATGGGGCGGGCGCCCTGGGCCGGTACGGAGGGCCGGGGCAGGGACGACGAGGCGGTCGCGGCGGCGCTGGCCGCGACCGAGGCGGAGGCGTTCGCGGGCCGCGCGTTCCCGTCGCTGTCCGGCGGCGAACGGGCCCGGGTCGCGCTGGCCAGGGTCCTCGCCCAGGGCGCGCCACTGCTGCTGCTCGACGAGCCGACGGCCGCGCTGGACCTGCGCCACCAGGAGCTGGTCGGGCGGGTGTGCCGGGAGCGGGCGGCCGCCGGGGACGGTGTCGTGGCCGTCCTGCACGACCTGGGGCTCGCCGCGGCGTACGCGGACCGGGTCGCCGTGCTGCACGAGGGCCGGGTCGTGGCGGACGGCCCGCCGGCCCAGGTGCTGGACGCCGCGCTGCTGGGGCGGGTGTACCGGCAGCCGGTGGAGGTGCTGGCGCATCCGCGGACGGGTGTGCCGCTGATCGTCCCGGAGCGCCGCCCCGAGCCGGGTCCCGCCCGTCCGTGA
- a CDS encoding FecCD family ABC transporter permease: protein MTAEAVPVFRTGWILASALGAALLLLALLSAGLGAYDIPLGDVVGSVLHHAGLGGRALERSAEGVLWNIRLPRLVLALLVGASLGCAGALMQGVFGNPLAEPGVIGISAGAAVGAVGSIALGLTFAGTWTVTVCAFLSGLGTVLLVYVMSRAGGRTEVVTLILTGIAVNAFAGALIGLFVFFADNAQITQITFWQLGSLAQATWPKVLAVLPCAVAGLALAPFHARSLDLLALGEGPARHLGVDVERLRITLILVVALLTAAAVAVAGIVAFVGLVVPHLLRMVNGPGHRFLVPASALGGAVVLVAADLAARTVAAPAELPLGVLTALVGSPFFFWLLRRTRRRQGGWA, encoded by the coding sequence CCCGTGTTCCGTACGGGCTGGATCCTCGCCTCCGCCCTGGGCGCCGCGCTGCTGCTGCTCGCCCTGCTGTCGGCGGGGCTCGGGGCGTACGACATCCCGCTCGGCGACGTCGTGGGCTCGGTGCTGCACCACGCCGGGCTCGGCGGGCGGGCGCTGGAGCGGTCCGCCGAGGGCGTGCTGTGGAACATCCGCCTGCCGCGCCTGGTGCTGGCGCTGCTGGTGGGCGCGTCGCTGGGGTGCGCGGGCGCGCTGATGCAGGGCGTGTTCGGCAACCCGCTCGCCGAGCCCGGCGTCATCGGCATCTCGGCGGGCGCGGCGGTGGGCGCGGTCGGCTCGATCGCGCTGGGGCTGACCTTCGCCGGGACGTGGACGGTGACGGTGTGCGCGTTCCTGTCGGGGCTCGGGACGGTGCTGCTGGTGTACGTCATGTCGCGGGCCGGCGGCCGTACGGAGGTCGTCACGCTGATCCTCACGGGGATCGCGGTCAACGCGTTCGCGGGGGCGCTCATCGGGCTGTTCGTGTTCTTCGCGGACAACGCGCAGATCACCCAGATCACGTTCTGGCAGCTCGGCTCGCTGGCGCAGGCCACCTGGCCGAAGGTCCTGGCGGTACTGCCGTGCGCGGTGGCCGGGCTCGCGCTGGCGCCGTTCCACGCCCGGTCGCTGGACCTCCTCGCGCTGGGCGAGGGCCCGGCGCGGCACCTCGGCGTGGACGTGGAGCGGCTGCGGATCACGCTGATCCTGGTGGTGGCGCTGCTGACGGCCGCGGCGGTCGCGGTGGCCGGGATCGTGGCGTTCGTCGGCCTGGTCGTCCCGCACCTGCTGCGGATGGTGAACGGCCCCGGCCACCGGTTCCTGGTCCCGGCGAGCGCGCTGGGCGGCGCGGTGGTGCTGGTCGCCGCCGACCTGGCGGCCCGCACGGTGGCCGCACCGGCGGAGCTGCCGCTGGGGGTCCTGACGGCGCTGGTGGGCAGCCCGTTCTTCTTCTGGCTGCTGCGCAGGACGCGGCGGAGGCAGGGGGGTTGGGCGTGA